In a single window of the Cucurbita pepo subsp. pepo cultivar mu-cu-16 chromosome LG18, ASM280686v2, whole genome shotgun sequence genome:
- the LOC111780145 gene encoding protein BONZAI 2-like isoform X4, with protein MGNCFSDDAVGRSAAGATPFSQNNTSNTAVDCFLLSRGYRGLYSQIELSFSASNLRDRDVFSQSDPMVVIYTKGRDGKLEELDRTEVIQNSLNPKWIHKLKITYQFEVVQTLVFFVYDVDTQYQNLGVKMLKLDEQQYLGEATCVLSEIVTQSDRSLTLDLVYREESTSSTHTHHRGKFTVHAEECVSSKTTTEMILRCSDLEHKDLFSRIDPFLVISKTVESKSSIPVCKTEVIKNDLNPTWKPIFLNMQQVGSKDSPLIIECYNFNNNGKHELIGKVQKSLVELEKLSFSGEGENLFSLPSAGHDYHIKVLKSQLFVDKFSESVQQTFLDYIAGGYEMNFMVAVDFTASNGNPRLPDSLHFIDPSGRPNSYQRAIIEVGEVLQFYDSDKRFPAWGFGARPIDGPVSHCFNLNGSSHYCEVEGTQGILMAYTSALHNVSLAGPTLFGPVVNNAALIASQSLASGGQKYFVLLIITER; from the exons CAGATCGAG CTCTCATTCTCTGCATCTAACTTGCGGGACCGTGATGTTTTCTCCCAG AGTGATCCCATGGTGGTAATCTACACAAAAGGAAGAGACGGAAAACTAGAAGAGCTTGACCGCACAGAAgtaattcaaaattcattaaaCCCAAAATGGATCCATAAGCTAAAGATTACCTATCAatttgaggttgtgcaaactTTGGT GTTTTTTGTATATGACGTCGATACTCAATATCAAAATCTAGGAGTAAAG ATGCTGAAGCTAGATGAACAGCAATATCTTGGTGAAGCAACTTGTGTACTATCTGAG ATAGTGACCCAATCAGACAGGTCACTTACCTTGGATCTAGTTTATAGAGAAGAATCAACCAGCTCTACTCATACACACCACCGTGGAAAATTTACTGTTCATGCTGAGGAGTGTGTTAGCTCAAAGACCACCACAGAGATGATATTAAGGTGTTCAGACTTGGAACACAAGGATCTCTTCTCGCGAATT GACCCCTTTCTGGTTATTTCAAAAACTGTTGAGAGTAAGAGCTCAATTCCAGTTTGCAAAACTGAAGTCataaagaatgatttgaaTCCCACATGGAAGCCCATATTCTTGAATATGCAACAAGTTGGAAGCAAG GACAGCCCCTTAATAATAGAGTGTTACAACTTCAACAACAACGGGAAGCATGAATTGATTGG aaaagttcaaaaatcaCTTGTGGAGTTGGAGAAGCTTTCTTTTAGTGGGGAGGGAGAAAATCTGTTCTCACTTCCTTCTGCTGGACATGATTACCATATCAAA GTATTAAAAAGCCAGCTATTTGTGGACAAATTCTCTGAGAGCGTTCAACAAACGTTTCTTGATTACATAGCTGGTGGCTATGAAATGAACTTCATGGTGGCTGTTGATTTCACAG CTTCAAATGGAAATCCCCGCCTTCCTGATTCCTTGCATTTCATTGATCCTTCAGGACGGCCAAATTCATACCAGCGA GCAATCATAGAAGTTGGAGAGGTGTTGCAGTTTTATGACTCAGATAAACGCTTTCCTGCTTGGGGATTTGGAGCACGACCAATTGATGGTCCAGTATCTCATTGTTTCAACCTAAATGGAAGTAGTCACTACTGCGAG GTTGAAGGAACTCAAGGAATTTTGATGGCATATACAAGTGCGCTCCATAATGTATCTCTTGCAGGACCAACTCTTTTTGGGCCTGTGGTTAATAATGCTGCATTAATTGCCAGTCAGTCTCTCGCAAGTGGTGGGCAGAAGTACTTTGTTTTGCTCATAATCACT gaACGTTGA